Proteins from one Mugil cephalus isolate CIBA_MC_2020 chromosome 15, CIBA_Mcephalus_1.1, whole genome shotgun sequence genomic window:
- the elnb gene encoding elastin b isoform X1: protein MARGTVATYLHGVLLLALWKPSLQGGVYIPAGGATGGAGAGIGAGAGPGTGFGPGGTGTGFGPGGTGTGFGPGGTGTGFGPGRGGGPGGTGAGLGSFGPGAGGGSYGGLGPGGIGPGGVGPGGVGPGGVGPGGVGPGGVGPGGVGQGGFRPGTFGPGSGGLVVPGGVGTGGKPPKTGAGYGVQGAGQGVGGVAGGLGAGGTGPGGVGPGGYGTGSGGTGPGGFGPGGVGPGGYGTGPGGAGPGGFGPGGVGPGGYGTGPGGAGPGGFGPGGVGPGGYGPGSGGAGPGYGGQGGGTGYVPGAGYGGFGGGYGPGGIGQYPGPGGTGPKPPKTGGGTGYGPGGAGVGLGGLGIRPGGAGYGPGGAGVGPGGAGYGPGGTGFGPGGAGVGPGGTGLGPGGAGVGPGGTGVGPGGAGVGPGGTGFGPGGAGVGPGGTGFGPGGAGVGPGGTGFGPGGAGVGPGGAGYGPGGSGVSTGGTGIGPGGAGVGPGGVGYGPGGTGFGPAGTGVGTGGTGFGPGGAGGVLPQTGTTGGGPGGKTGGKASKQVPGIGVPGLYQGGFVPGQGFGGRGVLPGVATGSGLGPQTGAGVLGQGGAGPGGAGNGRGQPLPGVFRGYPLISPKTGVGKSKNKNPAKAAAKYGGAGAGGGILGQGGTLGSGVGRVPGGGVGVTPGGGVGTGGGPGFGGGVGTGGGPGLGTGGGPGFGGGIGTGGGPGLGTGGGPGFGGRVGTGGGPGLGTGGGPGFGGGVGTGGGPGFGGGVGTGGGPGFGTGGGPGFGSGVGTGGGPGVGTAAGPGYGGYDYISAKARKYGIGGTGTGGRSTAGGPSGTGATASGTGTTGGLGGGAGLGTGVGPGSRIGFGPGGASTGTGGLGYGPGGAGTGPGGLGYGPGGTGTGPGGLGYGPGGAGTGPGGLGYGPGGTGTGSGGLGYGPGGTGTGPGGLGYGPGGAGTGTGGAGTGPGGYDANAKARKYGMLSGALGGSGTGTGVRPGGAGYGPGGVGPGGAGTGYGPGGVGPGGAGTGYGPGGVGPGGAGTGYGPGGVGPGGAGTGYGPGGIRPGGFGPAGAGTGYGPGGIGPGGAGTGYGPGGIGPGGAGTGYGPGGVGPGGAGTGYGPGGVGPGGAGTGYGPGYAGAKARKYGVPGGAGGALGAGGGAGLGVGGGVPGRGAGLTPGSGVGTGGGPGGFGPGSAGGYPGGPKSLKYGLPGGGGAPGSGVDARFGGTAAGGYGPGTGGALGTGRGYGPGGYGPGVGSVAGTGYGPGLGYGPGQGGGYGTGYGPGSKAAKYGQGGTGTGGVLGGGAGRGGYDTAGSKAAKYGPTGGVLPGAGTGTGVTGTGTGTSPGVSLNGTSTGSGPIGGGLGVTGATPSPSSEGDGVTVSVIEGSGSPGGEGGTGVAGRPVGAGGDGDGLGGTGIPIIGGVPGLNGTTFPGSTGAAPVGESIGGTGLPPGGSDGDLSSGTLPGAKPLKPPGVPRGDTPGEGDGEGGPDGEREGTGGIRGGPASAGTTGGVSGDVTGAQRGDSPGTGTGVGAGRTVGGVGGTPKPPQAGGPGSGPGSAGGGPGGVGAGPGGAGRGPGTVGGGPGGAGLVPGAGGPGSVGTGVPKPGKSYGAGGVLPGGGIRYPTGAGVGQGVGKQGKVYGTRGAGGQGGIGPGGYGTGPGGYGTGPGSYGAGPGGYGAGPGGYGAGPGGYGAGPGGYGGRGTGGGPSGTGSLGVGTGQGGVGGIGGGIGAGPGGVGGRQGGYGGGAGPDGSRYGTGPGLGTGTGKPSKRYGAGAGGTGVGPGGYGTGPGGVGFGPGGFGPSGAGPGGSAAGSYGPGGTGPGGYGPSTAGTGQAGVGPGGVGTGPGSYGPGGAGGIPGIYTAGGQGLGARKPPKSGYGSSSMGGAGYGQGAGVGPGGTGTGLGRYGPGGFGPSGAGTGTGGFGPGGAGTGTGGFGPGGAGTGTGGFGPGGAGTGTGGFGPGGAGRGTGGFGPGSAGTGTGGFGPGGAGTGTGGFGPGGAGRGTGGFGPGGAGTGTGGFGPGGAGTGTGGFGPGGAGTGTGGFGPGGAGTGTGFGPGGQGLAKRKPYKSGYGGTGYGAAGGLEGGGGAGTGPGGVGIRPGGYGPGGTGTGPSSYGPGGAGPGGFGPGGAGPGGSGPGGAGTGGFGPGGTGPGGFGPGGAGTGGFGPGGAGPGGFGPGGAGTGGFGPGGGGPGGFGPGGAGTGGFGPGGGGPGGFGPGGAGTGPGGVGPSGTGGYGPGGQTLGRKPPKSGYGSSLGGTGYQPGGGVLPGTGTGGIIGGGPGTATGVGLGGPGGTGQGVGGRAGGLPAGGAGPGYGGVAGGGYPGYTGAGQKTKAQKAAKYAAMQAILGGGGYRGAGCQGKYCGRRRK from the exons ATGGCAAGGGGGACGGTGGCCACATACTTACACGGAGTCCTTCTCCTGGCTCTGTGGAAACCCTCACTGCAAGGAG GCGTATACATACCAGCTGGTGGTGCtacaggaggagctggagctggcaTAGGAGCTGGGGCAGGGCCTGGAACAGGATTTGGACCAGGTGGGACTGGAACAGGATTCGGACCTGGTGGGACTGGAACAGGATTTGGACCAGGTGGGACTGGAACAGGATTCGGACCGGGTAGAGGAGGTGGACCAGGAGGAACGGGTGCTGGTTTAGGAAGTTTTGGACCGGGAGCCGGTGGAG GCAGCTATGGTGGGCTAGGACCAGGAGGTATTGGTCCAGGTGGTGTTGGACCAGGAGGAGTTGGACCAGGTGGTGTTGGACCAGGAGGAGTTGGACCAGGTGGTGTTGGACCTGGAGGAGTTGGACAAGGAGGTTTCAGGCCTGGCACCTTTGGTCCAGGCAGTGGCGGACTTGTTGTACCTGGAGGTGTTGGTACTG GTGGAAAGCCTCCAAAAACAG GGGCTGGCTATGGGGTTCAAGGAGCAGGACAAGGAGTTGGAGGTGTAGCAGGAGGACTAGGAGCAGGCGGCACTGGGCCAGGTGGTGTTGGTCCTGGAGGCTACGGAACTGGATCTGGAGGAACTGGTCCAGGTGGCTTTGGACCAGGTGGTGTTGGTCCTGGAGGCTATGGAACTGGACCAGGAGGAGCTGGTCCAGGTGGTTTTGGACCAGGTGGTGTTGGTCCTGGAGGCTATGGAACTGGACCAGGAGGAGCTGGTCCAGGTGGTTTTGGACCAGGTGGTGTTGGTCCTGGAGGATATGGACCTGGGTCGGGAGGAGCTGGTCCAG GATATGGAGGTCAGGGGGGTGGAACAGGCTACGTCCCTGGAG CTGGCTACGGAGGATTTGGAGGTGGTTATGGACCAGGTGGTATTGGTCAATACCCAGGACCTGGTGGGACTGGTCCCAAACCCCCTAAAACAG GCGGTGGGACAGGTTACGGACCTGGTGGTGCAGGAGTTGGGCTTGGAGGACTAGGGATTCGGCCTGGAGGGGCGGGATATGGACCTGGTGGGGCAGGAGTTGGGCCTGGGGGTGCTGGTTATGGTCCTGGTGGCACAGGATTTGGACCTGGTGGGGCAGGAGTTGGGCCAGGTGGGACAGGACTTGGACCTGGTGGGGCAGGGGTTGGGCCTGGTGGTACAGGAGTTGGACCTGGTGGTGCAGGGGTTGGGCCTGGTGGAACAGGATTTGGACCCGGTGGAGCAGGAGTTGGGCCTGGTGGAACAGGATTCGGACCTGGTGGGGCAGGGGTTGGGCCTGGTGGAACAGGATTTGGACCTGGTGGGGCAGGGGTTGGGCCTGGTGGTGCAGGATATGGCCCAGGTGGATCGGGGGTTAGTACTGGTGGAACAGGAATTGGACCAGGTGGGGCAGGAGTGGGGCCTGGGGGTGTTGGATATGGGCCTGGAGGAACAGGATTTGGACCTGCTGGGACAGGGGTTGGGACTGGTGGAACCGGATTTGGACCTGGTGGTGCAGGAGGAG tgttgCCACAGACTGGTACTACCGGGGGAGGACCTGGAGGAAAGACTGGTGGTAAAGCATCAAAACAAGTTCCAG GCATTGGGGTGCCTGGACTCTATCAAGGTGGATTTGTACCAGGCCAAG GATTTGGAGGCCGCGGTGTTCTTCCTGGAGTGGCCACAGGATCTGGACTTGGACCTCAGACTG GAGCTGGAGTACTCGGTCAAGGTGGTGCTGGACCAGGAGGAGCAGGCA ATGGTCGAGGACAGCCGTTGCCTGGGGTGTTCCGGGGCTACCCTCTCATATCACCAAAAACAg GGGTAGGCAAATCAAAGAACAAGAATCCAGCCAAAGCTGCAGCTAAATATG gtggagctggagctggaggaggcatACTTGGTCAAGGAGGAACTTTGGGGAGTGGGGTAGGAAGAGTCCctggaggaggagtaggagtgACACCTGGAGGTGGAGTTGGAACAGGAGGTGGCCCTGGATTTGGAGGCGGAGTTGGAACAGGAGGTGGCCCTGGACTTGGAACAGGAGGTGGACCTGGATTTGGAGGCGGAATTGGAACGGGAGGTGGCCCTGGACTTGGAACAGGAGGTGGACCTGGATTTGGAGGCAGAGTTGGAACGGGAGGTGGCCCTGGACTTGGAACAGGAGGTGGACCTGGATTTGGAGGCGGAGTTGGAACAGGAGGTGGACCTGGATTTGGAGGTGGAGTTGGAACAGGAGGTGGACCTGGATTTGGAACAGGAGGCGGCCCTGGATTTGGAAGTGGAGTTGGAACAGGGGGTGGCCCTGGAGTTGGAACAGCAGCTGGCCCTGGATATGGAG GTTATGATTACATCTCAGCCAAAGCACGCAAATATG GCATTGGAGGCACTGGTACAGGTGGACGCAGCACAGCAGGGGGGCCCTCCGGTACTGGGGCAACTGCTTCAGGCACTGGTACAACTGGAGGACTGGGAGGAGGAGCTGGCCTTGGCACTGGTGTTGGACCTGGCTCTAGGATTGGTTTTGGTCCTGGTGGTGCTAGCACTGGGACAGGTGGTCTTGGCTATGGTCCTGGTGGTGCTGGCACTGGGCCTGGTGGTCTTGGCTATGGTCCTGGGGGTACTGGCACTGGGCCTGGTGGTCTGGGCTATGGTCCCGGGGGTGCTGGCACTGGGCCTGGTGGTCTTGGCTATGGTCCTGGTGGTACTGGCACTGGGTCTGGTGGTCTTGGCTATGGTCCTGGTGGTACTGGCACTGGGCCTGGCGGTCTTGGCTATGGTCCAGGAGGTGCTGGCACTGgaacaggaggagcaggaacagGACCAGGGG GCTATGATGCCAATGCCAAAGCTCGTAAATATG GGATGTTAAGTGGGGCACTTGGGGGTTCAGGAACAGGTACTGGAGTCAGGCCTGGCGGTGCTGGCTATGGACCAGGTGGAGTTGGACCAGGTGGAGCTGGCACTGGTTATGGACCAGGTGGAGTTGGACCAGGGGGTGCTGGTACTGGTTATGGACCTGGTGGAGTTGGACCTGGTGGTGCTGGTACTGGTTATGGACCAGGTGGAGTTGGACCTGGTGGTGCTGGAACTGGTTATGGACCTGGGGGAATTAGACCCGGTGGATTTGGACCTGCTGGTGCTGGAACTGGCTATGGACCAGGTGGAATTGGACCTGGTGGTGCTGGAACTGGCTATGGACCAGGTGGAATTGGACCTGGTGGTGCTGGCACTGGCTATGGACCAGGTGGAGTTGGTCCTGGCGGTGCTGGCACTGGATATGGACCAGGTGGAGTTGGCCCTGGTGGTGCTGGCACTGGATATGGACCAG GTTATGCTGGAGCCAAAGCCCGTAAATATG GTGTTCCTGGAGGTGCTGGAGGTGCTCTAGGTGCAGGGGGTGGAGCTGGGCTTGGAGTAGGAGGAGGGGTTCCTGGACGGGGTGCTGGACTAACACCTGGTTCTGGAGTTGGAACAGGAGGGGGACCAGGTGGCTTCGGACCAGGCAGTGCTGGAG GATATCCTGGGGGACCCAAGTCTCTCAAATATG GCcttcctggtggtggtggagcccCAGGATCTGGTGTGGATGCAAGATTTGGTGGCACAGCAGCAGGTGGCTATGGCCCAGGGACTGGTGGAGCACTAGGGACAGGAAGAGGTTATGGACCTGGTGGATACGGGCCCGGAGTTGGATCTGTGGCTGGGACTGGTTATGGACCAGGTTTAGGTTATGGTccaggacaaggaggaggataTGGAACAG GTTATGGACCAGGATCAAAAGCTGCTAAATATG GTCAAGGTGGAACGGGCACTGGGGGCGTACTGGGAGGTGGAGCAGGACGAGGAG GCTACGATACAGCTGGATCTAAAGCTGCCAAGTACG GGCCAACTGGTGGAGTTCTACCTGGGGCAGGAACAGGGACTGGGGTTACAGGAACAGGTACAGGAACCAGCCCTGGTGTATCTCTGAACGGCACCAGCACCGGCAGCGGACCCATTG GAGGAGGACTTGGAGTCACAGGGGCcacaccatcaccatcatcagaaG GTGATGGTGTGACAGTCAGTGTGATAGAGGGATCTGGCAGTCCTGGAGGAGAAG GAGGTACAGGTGTAGCTGGTCGACCAGTGGGTGCAGGAGGTGATGGAGATGGCCTGGGTGGAACAGGAATCCCTATCATTGGAGGAGTAccag GACTCAATGGGACCACATTTCCAG GCTCCACTGGAGCGGCCCCTG TTGGGGAAAGCATTG GTGGTACAGGACTTCCCCCTGGAG GATCTGATGGCGATCTCTCAAGCGGGACACTGCCTGGAGCCAAACCTCTGAAACCCCCAG GTGTCCCCAGAGGAGACACACCAGgtgaaggagatggagaaggaggtcctgatggagagagagagggtacTGGGGGGATCAGAGGGGGACCTGCCAGTGCAGGAACAACAGGAGGTGTTTCAGGTGATGTAACAGGAGCTCAAAGAGGAGACAGTCCTGGCACTGGAACAGGAGTTGGAGCAGGACGAACAGTTGGTGGAGTGGGAGGAACACCAAAACCACCACAAG CAGGAGGACCTGGAAGTGGCCCTGGGTCAGCTGGGGGAGGACCAGGTGGTGTTGGTGCTGGcccaggaggagcaggaagaggtcCTGGAACTGTTGGAGGAGGTCCTGGGGGAGCAGGCTTGGTACCTGGAGCTGGTGGGCCTGGGAGTGTAGGAACAGGGGTTCCAAAACCTGGGAAAA GCTATGGTGCTGGTGGAGTTTTGCCAGGTGGAG gtATCCGTTACCCCACTGGAGCTGGAGTAGGACAAGGAGTGGGAAAACAAGGCAAAG tatATGGAACCCGGGGAGCAGGAGGCCAGGGTGGGATTGGGCCTGGTGGTTATGGAACTGGTCCTGGTGGATATGGTACTGGCCCAGGAAGTTACGGTGCTGGACCTGGAGGATACGGTGCTGGGCCAGGTGGTTATGGTGCTGGTCCTGGTGGATATGGAGCTGGACCTGGAGGCTATGGAGGCAGAGGCACTGGTGGTGGTCCAAGTGGTACTGGGTCTCTTGGAGTTGGAACTGGTCAAGGAGGAGTTGGTGGTATAGGAGGAGGAATAGGAGCAGGCCCTGGTGGAGTTGGTGGCAGACAGGGGGGATATGGTGGTGGTGCAGGGCCTGACG GTTCTAGATATGGCACAGGTCCGGGACTGGGTACTGGCACTGGAAAACCATCAAAAC GTTATGGAGCAGGAGCTGGTGGTACTGGAGTTGGGCCTGGTGGTTATGGGACTGGACCAGGTGGAGTGGGTTTTGGTCCAGGAGGTTTTGGACCAAGTGGTGCTGGGCCTGGTGGCTCTGCTGCTGGTAGTTACGGACCTGGTGGCACTGGACCAGGTGGATACGGGCCCAGCACTGCAGGGACAGGACAGGCAGGTGTTGGACCAGGCGGAGTCGGCACAGGACCAGGCAGCTATGGACCTGGTGGAGCAGGGGGCATACCTGGTATTTATACTGCCGGAGGTCAAGGACTAGGGGCAAGAAAACCACCAAAATCAG GCTATGGATCTTCCTCAATGGGTGGAGCTGGCTATGGACAAG GTGCAGGAGTTGGACCTGGTGGAACAGGTACTGGACTTGGCAGATATGGGCCTGGTGGTTTTGGACCAAGTGGAGCTGGAACAGGAACTGGAGGTTTTGGTCCAGGTGGTGCTGGCACAGGAACAGGAGGGTTTGGTCCAGGTGGTGCTGGTACAGGAACAGGAGGGTTTGGTCCAGGCGGTGCTGGCACAGGAACAGGAGGTTTCGGACCAGGTGGAGCGGGAAGAGGAACTGGAGGTTTCGGTCCAGGCAGTGCCGGCACAGGAACCGGAGGGTTCGGTCCAGGTGGTGCTGGCACAGGAACAGGAGGTTTCGGACCAGGTGGAGCGGGAAGAGGAACTGGAGGTTTCGGTCCAGGCGGTGCCGGCACAGGAACCGGAGGGTTCGGTCCAGGTGGTGCTGGCACAGGAACAGGAGGGTTCGGTCCAGGTGGTGCCGGCACAGGAACTGGAGGTTTCGGTCCAGGCGGCGCTGGGACAGGAACAGGATTTGGACCGGGGGGCCAAGGAttagcaaaaagaaaaccttaTAAATCTG GTTATGGAGGAACTGGTTATGGTGCAG CAGGGGGCttggaaggaggtggaggtgctggaaCTGGTCCTGGAGGGGTTGGAATTAGACCTGGCGGCTATGGTCCAGGCGGAACTGGGACAGGACCATCCAGTTATGGCCCAGGCGGGGCTGGACCCGGTGGCTTTGGGCCAGGAGGGGCTGGACCTGGTGGCAGTGGACCAGGAGGTGCTGGGACTGGTGGCTTTGGACCAGGAGGTACTGGACCTGGTGGCTTCGGACCAGGAGGTGCTGGGACTGGTGGCTTTGGACCAGGAGGGGCTGGGCCTGGTGGCTTCGGACCGGGAGGTGCTGGGACTGGTGGCTTTGGACCAGGAGGTGGTGGACCTGGTGGCTTCGGACCCGGAGGTGCTGGGACTGGTGGCTTTGGACCAGGAGGTGGTGGACCTGGTGGCTTCGGACCAGGAGGTGCTGGAACTGGGCCAGGGGGTGTTGGACCCAGTGGGACAGGTGGATATGGACCTGGTGGCCAAACACTTGGGAGAAAACCCCCTAAATCAGGTTATGGGTCATCATTGGGTGGAACTGGCTACCAACCAG GAGGTGGAGTTCTCCCTGGTACTGGAACAGGAGGCATCATTGGAGGTGGCCCAG GTACTGCAACAGGAGTAGGGCTAGGAGGTCCTGGAGGAACAGGCCAGGGAGTAGGAGGAAGAGCAGGTGGTTTGCCAG CAGGGGGTGCTGGCCCTGGCTATGGTGGAGTGGCTGGTGGAGGCTATCCAG GTTATACAGGAGCTGGacaaaaaa CAAAGGCTCAGAAAGCAGCCAAATATGCAGCCATGCAGGCCATACTTGGAGGAGGGGGCTATAGAG GTGCAGGCTGTCAGGGTAAATACTGTGGCCGAAGAAGGAAGTGA